One segment of Panicum virgatum strain AP13 chromosome 3K, P.virgatum_v5, whole genome shotgun sequence DNA contains the following:
- the LOC120701535 gene encoding transcription factor BHLH133-like isoform X2, with product MEAECTSYWRSVDAISEESEMIEHLQSLLWSSNDVNLVPGLCSSNVPYSLPGGSPFCINDNENSALVRSPPYVDVETLASTHGEKVGSKRKGETHKENHGVKGHAAPLEPGGCKKSKASSQSCYAKMRRERINSRLRILQELIPNGKKVDISTMLDEAVQYVKFLHMQIKLLSSDELWMYSPLAYDSVNMGMHLNSSSVQE from the exons ATGGAAGCCGAGTGCACATCCTACTGGCGCTCTGTCGATGCGATCTCTGAGGAGTCGGAGATGATTGAGCACCTGCAGTCATTGTTATGGAGCAGCAATGATGTCAATCTGGTCCCCGGGCTCTGTTCTTCCAATGTTCCTTACAGTTTGCCTGGAGGCTCTCCCTTTTGTATCAACGACAATGAGAACAGTGCATTGGTGAGGAGTCCACCCTATGTAGATGTAGAAACTCTCGCTTCAACACATGGGGAAAAGGTAGGCAGCAAGAGGAAAGGTGAGACACATAAGGAGAACCATGGCGTGAAAGGACACGCTGCTCCCTTG GAACCGGGAGGTTGCAAGAAATCCAAAGCCAGCTCACAGAGTTGCTACGCAAAG ATGAGGAGGGAGAGGATTAATTCAAGGTTGAGGATACTTCAAGAGCTGATTCCTAATGGCAAGAAAGTGGACATCAGTACAATGTTGGACGAAGCAGTTCAGTATGTAAAGTTTCTTCATATGCAAATCAAG TTGTTGAGTTCGGATGAGTTGTGGATGTATTCACCCCTTGCCTATGACAGCGTCAACATGGGGATGCACCTGAACTCCTCGTCAGTACAAGAATGA
- the LOC120701535 gene encoding transcription factor BHLH133-like isoform X1 — translation MEAECTSYWRSVDAISEESEMIEHLQSLLWSSNDVNLVPGLCSSNVPYSLPGGSPFCINDNENSALVRSPPYVDVETLASTHGEKVGSKRKGETHKENHGVKGHAAPLEPGGCKKSKASSQSCYAKMRRERINSRLRILQELIPNGKKVDISTMLDEAVQYVKFLHMQIKGPYFLLDFVDAQLLSSDELWMYSPLAYDSVNMGMHLNSSSVQE, via the exons ATGGAAGCCGAGTGCACATCCTACTGGCGCTCTGTCGATGCGATCTCTGAGGAGTCGGAGATGATTGAGCACCTGCAGTCATTGTTATGGAGCAGCAATGATGTCAATCTGGTCCCCGGGCTCTGTTCTTCCAATGTTCCTTACAGTTTGCCTGGAGGCTCTCCCTTTTGTATCAACGACAATGAGAACAGTGCATTGGTGAGGAGTCCACCCTATGTAGATGTAGAAACTCTCGCTTCAACACATGGGGAAAAGGTAGGCAGCAAGAGGAAAGGTGAGACACATAAGGAGAACCATGGCGTGAAAGGACACGCTGCTCCCTTG GAACCGGGAGGTTGCAAGAAATCCAAAGCCAGCTCACAGAGTTGCTACGCAAAG ATGAGGAGGGAGAGGATTAATTCAAGGTTGAGGATACTTCAAGAGCTGATTCCTAATGGCAAGAAAGTGGACATCAGTACAATGTTGGACGAAGCAGTTCAGTATGTAAAGTTTCTTCATATGCAAATCAAG GGTCCTTATTTCCTTCTTGATTTTGTTGATGCACAGTTGTTGAGTTCGGATGAGTTGTGGATGTATTCACCCCTTGCCTATGACAGCGTCAACATGGGGATGCACCTGAACTCCTCGTCAGTACAAGAATGA